The genomic stretch ACTCCATTACCCGGAATGCCGTTCGAAACCCAGCCTCCATCCGTGAAGCGGCTGGCGTGAAACCACTGCGTGAAACTCAAATCACGATACCCACGactttaataaaacataatgGTGACTTAAACAGGTTTATAAATCATGTTTATATTAATACTGACAAAGTTAATATTCCTATAGGTTTAGTAAGTATGTATTCGTTAGTTTCGTAAAGAAATAGCGGTCTTCCTGAGTTTTACGCAACTGAACTCCATTACCCAGAGTGCCGTTCGATACCCAGCCTCCAACTGTAAAGCGACTGGCGTGAAACTCAAATCCCGGGCGGGAGCATGCAGTTTTAGCCTCGCCGACTCGGAACTCCGGCACATTTAAGCGCTTTTATCCTTTTCATTTTCAGAGCCGCCGCTTTTCTCgctctgggggaaaaaaagacgtTAAGTTTTATcggcgttttgtttttttttttaagagaagaatTACGACGAGTTTAAAGTTTTAACTGAAGCGGCAGCGGCGAAACTCACCGAGGAGCAGTGAACAACTCAACAGGTCGGTGTAAccgtctttttaaaaaacacagggaATTACAGCTTTGCTTTTTAGGTCTGTGAAAGGGTCACGTTTTCCTATATCGGACCATTTATGTGAGTCTAGTCAGCTCAATCATTTTATAACGTGTACTCTATGGTTGGGTCCATTTTCCCTCCCACACGATGAAAGCAACGTTACAACAGCAACCCCCCACCTCCTGTTTGAAAATCAGCTCCAGGGGTTCTGAAGTAAACCCAGAGGAAACAAATCGCTTCtaaataagttatttaataACTCAGGGTTGCCTACtgtttttcatcagttttttatttttaaaacacttctTGAATTGATTGAATACATTTAAGTAATATGAATTTTCAATGATGAATGTCACGTCAGAAGTTAGCTATGGGGATACATTTCACATATTTTCAGGAAGAAATTTGGATATTCTGTTAAAAAGCTGTATAAAAAGccagaaaaacatttcatgaTTAAAACGGCATACATTTAGGATATTAAAGCTAGAATATTTTCTGTATAACCTTTTATAAGAGTtggaaaaatggaaagaaagttTGAATATAGTTATTCTGTTGTCTAAAAGACGATGAAAACTACAGTATTTCACActgatttatactgagatgaTGACAACCTTATTTCTGCTTTGCCATGTCAAGGTTTTGCCCAGCttagttattttagttttttttattaagctgCCAATATGTGCAGTCGAGATTTTATTGCCTTTGGagtttttaattgataaatgtgattaaagaaaaatagtATCAGTATCATGTAATATCTGTCAAAGCTCCACAAGCACAAATACGGCCATAAACAAATTTTTTACAGTAGGTTTCTTTAGGACACcagagacttaaaaaaaaaaaagggactctTTTCACTAAGTTGCGCACAGTAACTATATTTAATACTTCTGAGTTTATTGATGCTCATTGGAGAAACTATTAAAAATGTTGTGACTTAAAAGAACCGGATTCATCCCCCTGTCTGATTTCTGCAAGTAGATTAAGTGATtcaaaccaaataaataaataaaaataaacccacaGAACGGGGAAAGCCAGCTTCAGTCCTGTGTTTCATTGGTGGAGAGAGAGTAAAAAGTATAACACCCATCTAGGTGAAAATATTTTACTCACATGTCCAAAATATGTGAAAACTAATCGTGAAATCTGAAAACACAAGTTTTTGAAAAgtcagaaattttaaaatggaatAGGAACTGTTTTAGACGAGTCTTTAATACATCTGTCTCCCAAAACAGCTCGAGtgttttaaaggaaaattaCTTGTTTCTTTTCAGTAGTGGATTAAAAGTTGTCCAACTATCAAAGCTTTAAATAAATACCAACCTGTAATTCAGTGGGTCCAGAGTCCGTCCTAAAGAGTCGGTGTCCCTCGTGCTTTAggcgttttttttccccccaggtaAACACACCTGTCTGTAATAAACCTGTGGAAGGCTCCGCCCAGCTTTCTGGAGCCATCAGACTCAGCTGGGTCAGCGCAGGGACACATGGCAGGAACCATCACCACCACACCTTCAGgatgaagttaaaaaaacaaaaaacacgtTAAAACAATACATATGTATAGCCTATATTATACTAAACTTATACTAAACATAATCAGATTTTGAAATTAACTTTATATTGAAAACACAACATCTCCTGCaccttcctgtctggctgtgaAGCTGCTCTGCTCTCAGGGGGGGAAACTAGAGACGATGGTCCAGTGTTGCTACATTTAacgacttttcagacccttctgggaattttatttcaaaaagcgATTAGTAACAAGTCTAGTGACTTTATCTGTGCTAATGGTGACTTTACATGAAAACACCGCCCACTCTGTGCCTCTGATAGTCTTtttggattcaggcaatgtaataacattcataaatcatttcataaaggtcatttgtaacacatttaatcaCAGTTTTTCATAAATTTTATGTCTTGGCAAAGCTTCTCTTTTCCTAACAGCCTGGGTCACAATGAACAAATTGATTAGTTGAtgatatcatcatcatcatcccccCACCATGATTTAAAACAATCCCTGGCGATTTTTCTCCTCCttgctagggctggacgatatagaatgaaagcatataacgataaaatagaaatcatattgatcaatatcgataattatcaacaaattcaaaacgtatattttaagtgaagccctggccgttttatgctgttgcttagcaacctatttttagataaagatacaaacactgaattcaaactcaaccctttattcaaccaactttttaccaaaacagcaagtttttaaaaaaggaaacagaacacatgctctctgaactctctgaagggggcggagcttagttcctgggtctgcgttgtgattggttgggaggatgtaatgactgtaatattaacctacatggctagaatgcaacaGGAAAGACAACTGTTATTTtatagaactttttattgaccctttatTCTattatcaatatatattgttattgaattatcatccacaCCTACTTCTTGCTCCTATACATGAATCTTCTAAGTAAATGTGAATCCTCGTCCACATGGATcgttttctgctgttttcacCTCCTGCCCACAACCAGGCGGCGCTTTTGGTGAGAAAAGCCgatacttttaaaaagtttgtttcttaaaaaaaacacccaggcAGCTGCTGCCGTCTCCTCTGGCCTTCAGAGGCGCCCGTCATCCTCCAGCTGCTCTTTGTTGGTCcgtgtcactacccgatccgtaccatcagctcatttgcgtgtgcgcgaacagaataacttcagGTGGGAAATATGTCATTTTTcgtacttttttattcttttgtattttttcgaggcaggggtttctttttgtatatctttgtatttgcggcaatactgcatattctaaaaaataaacaacagaaatacataaaaaatacattgttttttgtttttttttaatagcaaatatgtttcccagttgtggttagggaaataaaaatatataaaccatttcttaaagtacataaacccccagctataaacgcatataggagtacagaaacgtatttgattttgaatttttttgaagTTAGAAGTTTCTTTTATCATTAATTTGAattgcatatgtatgtattttgtgcctgataaatgtattttaataaggtatgcCTTCGCATTATGTGTGTGTCCTATTCCCTGTtcgtttttgtaaaaacaaaaaaaaaacaaaatgctgctaCTATAACTTgaggtcttctctagtttatgatgtgtacaccagagggcgctaatttctcaatcgataattttaactttctaataaaataaatgtttgtttatgtttagaacaagattatttgtataacgaaATTCGCTGTataattaaggattaaatatttttttccagtcctgtttgaacaagcaataaaactaacagagtgcattcagacaatacagataaacaTTAATCAATGCTAACTTCCCGGACTGGAGGATGCTggagcatatccgatgatggCGTCAAaggagagaatgtaaaacgtatcaatttctttcagaaaagtcttcaatattttatttacgatatagtttagcattttttaatgatttaagtatagaaataagtatttccAGTATcgtaattatattatttttatggcgactcggaagttattctgtttgcgcttgcgcaaatgagctgatggtacggatcgggtagtgacagtcTGTCCAGAGCTCAACTGTATAAACTTCCTGTCGTGGTCAAACTTTACGGCTTAACGGTTCCTGCTTTCCTCCACAGACTGACGATGATTCTCAAAGGGCAGAAGAGAAAACTGGAGCCGGAGGTGGTGGACGTCTGCGGCCCCAGCGGCCCCCTGTGGGAGCGCCAGCGGCAGTTCGTCTTCTCCGTGTCCCTGAACAAGTACCAGCGCGGCCAGGAGCTGCCCGAGCCCAGCCTGCGCCGCTCCGTTCTCATCGCCAACACGCTGCGTCACATCACCCTGGAGGACGGCGGCGCCGCGGAGGAGACGCCGCCTCCTTGGTTTAGAGTCCAGGCAAAGGAGCAGGAGAGCCTTCACGCCCAACAGACGCCCGGCGCTGGCGATGCGGCTGGTTCTTTAAGCGTCTCCTCGCTCTCAGACCGCTGCCAGTCAGGCGTCTCTACGGCGGCAGACGACGAGGACTGGGGCTCCATGGCCACGGACTCAGACTTCTCCTTCTCAGCCGCCATCTCCTCCATCCTCACCGCGCTGGACTCCACCATCGACGGCGGCCCTCAGGCAGCTCCACGGCCGCCTCTCCGGTCCCTGGAGAACCTCTCCGGTCCGGCGTGGGCGAAACACGGGACCAgagccggcggcggcggcggcggcggctgggAGCCGCAGGGAGAGGAGCGGCTGCGGCAGAGCGGCGGCGAGGCGGCAAAGCCCAGCTACCTGAACGACGTCACCATGGAAGATCTGCTCCAGGACGTAGACACGTCCCTGCTGGAGAGGGACGTCGGCAGAGCAGGACACCCGGCTGAGGAGGAGCTCATTTGCTACCTGCCTCCGttttctccctcctcctcttcctcttctcacCCGTTCTCCCGTTCTCTCAGCTCCAATCTGAAGTGTCTGCCGTCGTTCTCCTCCTTCAGTCCCTTTTCTCCCCCGTCAGCCGAACCCGCTGCTTTCTCCGGTCAGAGCCAGGCCAGAGAAGGACTGGAGCTGGAGCATCTGATGGAGATCCTGGTGGAGTCCTGACCAGTTTCtatctgaaataaaatttaaacgCAAACACTTCCATCGTCAGTAAATATCCTCTAACTTAGTGGACTGAAGTCAGAAAGCAAACGGTGACATTGtcagtatttttttctctttacgtTTTCTATGGACTAAAAAGAATTATGGTGTTTAGAAAGTAGCAGGAAAGTTCTTTGAAATGTAGAAACGGCGGATGTCCAAGACAGAAAGGGACCACTGAGAGGACGtccagcagctttttttttttgtcgagtCGCAGTCAAAACTGTGTCTGTAGCAGCAGAGAACGAGCCTCTGGTTTCTTTTTACTGCCAAGCAGTGAGCCGTGAAGCAACGCGCCGCAGTTCCACGCGTTTAAAGCGTGACCCGGGCGGCCGGGCCTGTGTGTGGCCTTCAGGACGCCGTCCGCCCCTGCAGTACCAGGAGGCGGACAGAAGAGGGCGCCGAACCCTAACGGGTTCAGGGAAGGAACACAAGAGGAACATCGGTCAGTTCTGATGTGGGCCGGCTGAAACACTAATTATGGGTCAGAACTGTGGAGATGTGGGTTTACACCACGGCGGCTCGTCACATCAGGAAGtggtgctttgtttttgtttttttttggtcagttgaGCTCAAACCATGAACCCGTCAGGTGTCTTTAGTGTTTAAGGGTTCATCTTTGACTTTGTCTGGACGAAGAGTTCAGCCGCTGGTTGTTCCTCAGAGCTCTGTGCACGGGTCCGGACCACCGAGCTATATattacactggagtgctaatcaccgtctgtttgaacgagtcgctttgaacccaccagccgccatattggtactccctatttccccccagtaactagggaatatgtgcgctacagcatcgaataacgaggattttctcatgttcagggggggcttaagacttttaaaatctcaaatgccatatacttttatgttatgttctaaaaatatcaagtactgagaaagttatgtgctgaaatattttgcattttattcatttaaatatatatataacatttataaatataaaaatatacaaaaacatatatttacatatgtgtatacatatatatacatatacacatactatatatatatatatacacatactatatactatatatatatatacatactatatactatatatatatatatacacatactatatactatatatatatatatatatatatatttaatatgaataacatgtaaaatatttcagcacctaatttc from Fundulus heteroclitus isolate FHET01 chromosome 18, MU-UCD_Fhet_4.1, whole genome shotgun sequence encodes the following:
- the sertad3 gene encoding SERTA domain-containing protein 3; the protein is MILKGQKRKLEPEVVDVCGPSGPLWERQRQFVFSVSLNKYQRGQELPEPSLRRSVLIANTLRHITLEDGGAAEETPPPWFRVQAKEQESLHAQQTPGAGDAAGSLSVSSLSDRCQSGVSTAADDEDWGSMATDSDFSFSAAISSILTALDSTIDGGPQAAPRPPLRSLENLSGPAWAKHGTRAGGGGGGGWEPQGEERLRQSGGEAAKPSYLNDVTMEDLLQDVDTSLLERDVGRAGHPAEEELICYLPPFSPSSSSSSHPFSRSLSSNLKCLPSFSSFSPFSPPSAEPAAFSGQSQAREGLELEHLMEILVES